The genomic window CAAACGACTCAGAGAGAAAAAAGTCTTCATGTATATCCCTGACCCGGCACTCCTTACTTCCTGACCCAACTAACATGACTctcctggctgggctgggctgccttTCCCTTTTTCCAGAGCAACACCTTTTGTCGTGGAGCCCAAGGTTGGTAGAGTGACAAATAGGTACAGGGCCTTCTCCTGGTACTGTAGgctgttgacccttgaacaacatgggtttgaacttgTGAGTTAACttatatgtagatttttcttaataaatacagTGCCTCAAATatgtttcctcttccttatgattttcttaacactttcttttccttagcttactttattgtaagaatacagtatataatcaTATAACATAGAAGATATGGTTAACCAACTGTTTATATTATCCGTAAGACTTCAgccaacagtaggctattagtaattacATTTTCgtggagtcaaaagttacatagcgattttttaaaaagattttttttttttaatttgacagagagagagagagagacagtgagagagggaacacaagaagaaggagtgggagagggaaaagcaggcttcccattgagcagggagcctgatgcgggcctcaatcccaggatcctgggatcatgacctgagctgaaggcagacgcttaacgactgagccacccagatgtcccatacATAGCAATTTTTGATGGTGCAGGATTGGTGTGCCTAACCCTCGTGTTCTGCAAGGGTTAATTGTACtgatttcttctctcctccccccctGGGAGCACTGGCCTGAAGGTCTGGAGACCCAAGCTTGGGTccctgtgaccttgaacaagttgctccacctctcctgcttcctcatcCTGGGGTACAGGATGTCCAGGACCGTGCCGTCACGTGGAAAAAGCTGTCCTTGAACTCACAGGCTTATAAGGTCCCGGGGGGTGGGGACAGCTTGATGATTTTAATGGCCCTCTGTGACAAGAGGATGGGAATGAACGTTTGGGCTTGAATTCTTCCTTCTATAAACTGGATCCTCATCATCGTTTGGGGCAAGAAAGGGGAAAgcaaggtatgtgtgtgtgtgtgtgaatgtgcttGTGTCTGGGTGAGCGAGCATCTGAAGCTGGTGTCAGAAACGATGCGGAGGTTGAGGTCGGAAGTCAGGATCTGAGCAGGTAGGGGACAGTGGTACCTCAGGCTTCTTGGTGATCCTCAGGTGTCACCTGTTCTGCTCATCCCCCACCAGGCCCATGAGCGGCTGGAGGAGACCAAGCTGGAGGCAGTGCGGGACAACAACCTAGAGCTCGTGCAGGAGATCCTCCGGGACCTGGCCCAGCTGGCAGAGCAGAGCAGCACAGCCGCGGAGCTGGCCCGCATCCTCCAGGAGCCCCACTTCCAGGTTCgggccctgggctggggtgggggctggggcaggctgcggggagggggctggcagGACATTAGCACAGGAATGGGAAGGGACCATGGGACACTGTCTCATGGTTTGCCCTCTTTCCACTAcctccacagtctctcctggagACACACGACTCTGTGGCCTCTAAGACCTATGAGacaccaccccccagccctggcctggaCCCCACCTTCAGCAACCAGCCAGTACCTCCTGACGCAGTGCGCATGGTGGGCATCCGCAAGACAGCTGGAGAGCATCTGGTGAGGCTGCAaggcggggctggggctgggggtctggAGGGGGCACTGAGAGTAACTGGTGGGGACCAAATCTGGTCAGGAGAGGGCCGAAGAGGAAGATGGGCCCATGCAGCTCCTGGAGTCCACAGACCCTGTGCACCTGAGCTGCGCACAGAAAGTGCCCACTCTCCCTCCATGAATGCCCCCCTGAGTGAAGAATTTGGTCAGAGAGTTGGAAGAGGAGGAGTCTGCGAGGCCGAGTCCGGGATAGAAGGGGGTGAGGATGGGAATGGAGGGGTGCTTAGGAGACCCATCCGAAGATTCCAGCTTGGAGCCCCTTGGAGCCCCTTCATCATGCCGGCCCTCTATCCTCTCCAGGGTGTGACGTTCCGCGTGGAGGGCGGCGAGCTGGTGATCGCACGCATCCTGCATGGCGGCATGGTGGCTCAGCAAGGCCTGCTGCACGTGGGCGACATCATCAAGGAGGTGAATGGGCAGCCGGTGGGCAGTGACCCCCGTGCGCTGCAGGAGCTCCTGCGCAGTGCCAGTGGCAGCGTCATCCTCAAGATCCTGCCCAGCTACCAGGAGCCCCATCTGCCCCGCCAGGTGGGTCCCTCCACCaagctccccactcccacccagacTCAGGCCCAAGGGGCAGCCGCCAGGGTGACATCCCGGGGGTGAGAGTGCCCCATCTCCCGCATGCTCGTGCATTGGCCCTAGTTGTGGGCACTCATACACATGTGCAAGGGACACGTGCACATTTAAGGCCTGGGGTGCCCACAGGAGCGCCCGTGTAGATGCAGCCCTGCATCTGCAGATGCGAACAGGGTGCACGCATGCGCAACGTTAGGTAGCCACGTGTCCTGTATGGCTGCCTCCTGGTTGGTGGATTGTGGGGGTCTGGCTGCTCTGTCCGTCTTCTCCGGTGGGCTCTCCAGCCATCTGCCAGAGCCCACTGGGCCAAGGGGAGAGTGTGGGTAGACCGAGGGATCCTGGTTTATGTGCCAGGATTGTGTCCCTTCCTCAGTGATCCCGCCTTTTCCTTAGTGGATGGATCTATGCACCCCCCTACCCCCGGCAGAGACGCCATCACTCTGAATCCTTTTGTTCTAGATGCAAAGGGAGGCTGGTCCCAGGGAGGTGGCTGGGTGGGTCTGGGGTGCGTCATGCCTGGAGAGGGACGGTGCCCAAGCCTCTTGCATCTTTGTGAAGGTAGGGGGAACACAGGGGACTGTGTGACACTCCCCCACCCTCAGGAGGGGGACGTGGGGTGGGGCTGGTCTGAGAAGGGTACTGCCCTCCagccttcccttcttcctttgacCCTTCTGTGATCCCTGGCCCAGGTATTTGTGAAATGCCACTTTGACTATGACCCGGGAAGAGACAGCCTCATCCCCTGCAAGGAGGCGGGCCTGCGCTTCAGTGCTGGGGACTTGCTGCAGATTGTAAACCAGGATGACGCTAACTGGTGGCAGGTGCGGCTCCGTGTCTGTCTCCTGTTGtggtgtgggagggggtgggaggcgaGGTGAGGGCCTGGGGAGGTGTCTTCTCACTCAGGGCAGGTCTTTGTCCCATATCCCTTGCAGGCATGCCATGTGGAAGGGGGCAGCGCTGGGCTCATCCCCAGCCAGCTGCTGGAGGAGAAGCGGAAAGCCTTTGTCAAACGGGACCTGGAGCTGACACCCACTTCAGGTATGAGGGTCCTCCCTGGAACCCCTAGTCTGGGATCCGACACAAGCCTACCTGGCCTCACTCGCCCATCTCTCTGTGGCCAGGGACGCTGTGTGGCAGcctttcaggaaagaaaaagaagcgaATGATGTATTTGACTACCAAGAATGCAGGTGGGTGTTGGAGACCCCCTCCTTGTCCTCCAACACGGTCTGCCCCCCTCCCAGCCGCCAAGGACTTGTGCGCATGCTCTCCCTCCCTGTGCTTATGCTGCCAGTCTTGTCCGTGGGCCCTGGCTACTCTCTCTTTGCTGCCCCTAGCCCCAGCCCCTTGGCCCTTGGCCCCTGACCCCTCCTATGCCAGCCGCGTAACCTGATGACTACCCCTCCCTGTGTTCAGAGTTTGACCGCCATGAGCTGCTCATTTACGAGGAAGTGGCCCGCATGCCCCCCTTCCGCCGGAAAACCCTGGTGCTGATCGGAGCCCAGGGAGTGGGCCGGCGCAGCCTGAAGAACAAGCTCATCATGTGGGATCCGGATCGATACGGCACCACAGTGCCTTGTGAGTGGGAGCTGGGCCCTGCTGGGTGGGGGGCCAGGAGGCAGGAGTGCCCTAGGGGCCAGGGCCACATTCACTGAGTGGGCCTGTGCAGGTCATCAAGTCAAGTGATACTTTTGGAGGGGGGTGCGCCCCCAGCGGGTGATGGGGGAACTGCAGGCCGGAGAGGGTTTGGGACGCCCTCTTTTGAACCTGTGGCCTGGGTAGGCTGAGCAAGGCTTACCTCTCCTTCTGTCATGTTTCACTTGCTAAAAAcccagttggggggggggcacccgaggggcgcagtcagttaagcatctgcctttggttcgagTCATGATCCCCTGACTCCTGAGATGGGTccggatcgggctccctgctcagttggggagcctgcttctccctctccctttgctcctggCTCATACTCCTttgccctcactctctctcttttaaataaataaataaaatcttaaacaacaacaacaaaaccctgttGGGAACCCGTGTGAAACAGGGCCTCATGTAGTGACAGAACCAGCAGGGGTGGTCAGAGCTCCTGGCTCCTGGAGGCAGGAACCTGAATGCTGACCCCAGATCCGCTTGACCTTGGTGGGTGGCTTTGGGGTGCCCATTGCCCCCCTGGgactcagcttccccatctgtgaGCGCTGGGCTGGAGCAGTGAACTCTGGAGCCCCCACCCCAATATGGATGTCTCGGATCTGTGGGTATCAATGGTGAGGGCGAGGGCATGGGGCATGGGAAGGCAGCAGTGCACTGAAGGTGGAGGGGAGCTGCACCTGCTGGGCTGCGTGGCTCCCGTAAGACATGTACACGTGTGTCTGAGGCGGCACACGGCCTGCATGTGTTCATtcaggccctccctcccccagacaCATCCCGGCGGCCCAAGGACTCGGAGCGGGAAGGCCAGGGCTATAGCTTTGTGTCCCGTGGGGAGATGGAGGCCGACATCCGGGCGGGACGCTACCTGGAACATGGAGAATACGAGGGCAACCTGTATGGCACACGCATCGACTCCATCCGGGGTGTGGTTGCCTCCGGCAAGGTGTGCGTGCTGGATGTCAACCCCCAGGTAGGGTCTCAGCCTGCTTGTTCCCAGCCTGCCCACTTCCCCTCTGTGCACTCTGCTGCCCACCTCCACCCCGCCACATACTCCGCATATATTTCCAGGCCCTGGTCTCCCAAGCAGCTCCCCCATATAACCCCTCAGCTCCTGCTAGGGACCCAACACACCTAGAACCTTTTTCTCAGCCTCCCAGGCCCCCCACTCCTCTAGCCTCCTCTGGTGTCCCAAACCCCAGCCACCTGCCAGTGGTTCCTCTACCATTCATCCCCGGGACTCAGGTCCCAGGATGCCAGGTACCATTTCCCCATCATTTCCAGATatctgccccccccacccagttATCCTTCACCAACCTTCTAGGATGTCTGTGGGGATAGActcccccatccccttctcttCCTGCAGGCAGTGAAAGTGCTGAGAACAGCTGAGTTTGTCCCTTACGTGGTGTTCATCGAGGCCCCTGACTTTGAGACCCTCCGGGCCATGAACCGGGCTGCCCTGGAGAGTGGGGTATCCACCAAGCAGCTCACGGTGAGGGCTCCTATGTATGCTGGGAGGGGTCCGGTGGTTGCCTTGGGGAGAGGACAGGCTGGGAATGAGGGAAAGATGAGGGGAAGAAGGTGGCAtcggggaaggggagaggggcccACCCGAAGTATCAGTGAGTTTGGACTTGTGATTCCCGCTTTATAGATGTGAAAATAGAGGTCTGGGCAAGGAAGTGAAGTGTCCAAAGTCTTACAGTCAGGGATTCGGCTAGCCTTGGCTGCAGGAGCTTTTGCCAGCCCCACAGCTCCTTCCATTCTATGGGGACAGAGTGCTGACCAAAGGGAGTCCAGAGGGCCAGTGGGAGATGTGTGGGCAGAATGGACCAGGTGGTGTGAAGGTGTCCATAGCTGGAGGGAAAGgctgaagggaaggaggaagctggaggctggaagtctggcTGGAGGGATGAGTTAGCGTTAGGGAGGAGGAGGCTTCCAGTCAGGTATTACAGGACCCCAGGACACCTACCTCCCCACCAGGAACCCCTTAGAGCAGCCTTCCTCTTCCCAGGGAGATGTTGGGTTTGCCGAATTCTGGGCTCAGGGGTCCATCTTCTGGCCATATCTGGTACTGCAGCTCTCAGGCGCTAGGTCAGAGTCCCGCTGAGGCGCTGGAAAAGGCTGCCtgggctgggctccaggctgaAGTCCCCGGCACAAACGTAGCCATCTGGGGTCACTGGGACATAGCTGGGCCAGTCCTAGAGCTCCCACCTTGACTTATTTAAGTCATTATTCAAAGTTCCCTCTGCATTCCTGCCTGGCCAGCTGCCCAGCTCTGACTAGGTGTGGGATGGTGGTTCCTGGGGTTACCCCAGTAACAGCATGCCTGGGAGGTGTATCTCAGGCTGCGGGGGTTAAGGGCGCCTGGTTAGAGTGGAGGGAGCATTGACTTTGGAGTCAGGTGGACCCTGTGCACCTGCTGGCCAGGTGACCTCCCTGTACCTCAATGTTCTCTGTTGGAAATGGCAAATAATGAGTCCTGCCTTACAGAGCCACAGTAAAGATTATGTGGGTTGCAAAGCAGTTAGTATGCCCTGCTTGGCACTCACTGaagtttatttccttccttccttccctcttttcacCTGTTAGTCTGTCCAGAGTTGCCGGAGAGCCGCCCTGGGGCATGTGGGGAGGGGCTCCTGCCTCCTCAGCCTGGGGAGCCCATACTTGATATGACTGGGCTCTGGGGAACGGGGACAGATAGGGAAGGCTGCCAATTCCCCCGACGATGGGGGTGAATGTGGGGGACACTGATGGCCGGGAGGGTCCCTTGTGCCGCAGGAGGCTGACCTGAGGAGGACCGTGGAGGAGAGCAGCCGCATCCAAAGGGGCTACGGGCACTACTTCGACCTCAGCCTGGTCAACACCAACCTGGAGAGGACCTTTCGTGAGCTCCAGGCTGCCATGGAGAAGCTACGGACGGAGCCACAGTGGGTGCCCGTCAGCTGGGTGTACTGAGACTGTTCATGGGGACTGCACCCCTCTGGGCTGTGACCCAGAACCCTGaatccatcccctcccccagccatgaCCCCCAGTCCTGGTCCTTAGCTCTCATCCCCTGCCGTCTGGCTCTCCCTGGGTGTCATTGGCTCCTAGCGGGCCCTAAGCTGTTCCACACAGATGCGCGCACTGCCAAGGAGGTGGGTGTTCATGGGGCACCACCGTGCCCAGGTGCTGCCCACTCCCGATGCCCCCTGGCCACCGGATGTCCTTCTCTGAGGGCCAGGCTATATGCTGTCTCCCGGAGTGTGTCAGAGTCACCTCCATAATGCCCAGTGCAGAGAAGAGGAAAGCTGCTCTGGGGCCTTGTGGCCAGTAGGTACACTGCCCCTGGCCACCTCTCTCAAACCGCCCTTTCCCCTTGGACTGGCCACGCCCATTCCATTCCCGGGCtcctcccgcccctcctccctgtgGGGCACGAGTCCCTGGGAGCAGGCCTGGCCGTCCAGGGCAGTGGTCCCGCCTGGGGCCCTCTTGAAGGCTGGGGGAGCCAAAGCTTGAGCCGGCTGCCACAGCCAGGGAGCAGCGCcgtcccagctccctggggatgAGGCAGACACCCGCAAGTGGACCCCACACCGTCCTTCCGTCCTGCACAGCTTTTCACTGCCGAAGTCTCTCCATGGACTTCTCCGGATGTGCCCCTGGCAGGGCAGCTCTGCTCCCCGCAGGGCTCAGCGCAGGGAGGGGTGAGCTGACGTGTGACAGGGAGCCTGTGACTGCTGACCATGGCTGGGGGAatggtgggggggaggttggTGGCGcgtctgggctccctgttcaggacCACAGTCCATCCTGGTCCCTCCGGTGGGGTCCAGGGGGCCCACTCTCATCAGGTGTGCCTGCGGGACTGAGGATGGGTGCAGAGAGGAGCTCGCCAGCCGGCCATGGAGCAGGGGCTTGGCAGAGGACGTCTGTGCTCTAGCCGGCTCCCTGTTGTACAACTCCAGGGGGCGCCATCCACACTGTTTCTGCCTGCGCAGCTTAGGTTCCGCAGGCCGGGGCACCTGGTCTGTGTTTGTGCTGTTTGCGTGTGTGTGAGTCTCGGtttggggagaagagaagcaaagggTTGTTTTGCTTTGGAGGTCACGTTTTGGGGCCCTATTTTGGGGGCTCCCCATCAGTCCCCATTTCTTATGAGACCCTGATCCCAGTTTCCAGGGCCTTGGCCCTCCCTGGAtgtctttctccccctctcctagTGTCCCCCTATCCCACACGACACGCTCGAGTCCTTGGGGAAGGCAATTGTGTAAGATAGGAGAATCCCTTTTAAGAATGCCGTCCTAGACTTCCCCAGGCACCTGGCCCTTGTCCCTCTCTGTGACCCCGTCTGGGGTGAGCCTGTCCTTGCAGGGACCACCCTGTCAACCCCACCACCAGCCAGCCCCTCTGTCCTTCCTAGTTCTCTGAGTGTCTGATCAGTCTTCGCTGCAGGTTCAGCCCGAGCTGGCCCCTGAACCACTGTGTGCCCATTTcctagggaaggggagggagaagaaacagaatatttattacaaagttagaaatatatttattatattaggGATCTCATTTGCATTTGCCTAGGATATGCAAATGAGATATAAAGGTCAAGCCTGCTGCCATCTCATTTGCATAGCTTGGCATCCACTATGCAGTCACCTTTATActcctctttcccctttcatcagtgttctttTAATCCTCATTCCAGCTCTTCCTTGCATCACCCTTAGCCACTGCCCAAGGGGACCAGGAGGGGAGGAAGCGCTGCTCTCCTCCCGGTGGAGACAGTGGTGGCCTTTGTCAGTTCCCACCTCACCTGGGGCGCTTGGGAGTAGAAGCAGTGGAGGATCTGCAGGTGCAGCCCCCTCCCCTTGGTTAACCCTCGAAGTCCCCTAATGGAAAGAGCATCCTcggatggaggtgggggagccCCGCCTAGGGTGCTGGGCACCTTGCTGAGGAGCTGCCACCTGGCCCTGCCGGACAGATCTCCTGCGCTGATGCTGTTCTGGCTTCTGGCACCTTCACCTCTAGTGATGCCTGGGGGACAGGGCTGGGCCCCTCCTCACCTGTCTTCATCCCATCAACTGCGTCCTACCTCCCCTACACAAGCCCCACTCACTCCCCGGCCCGGGGCTGGGTTGGAGCAGGTGTGTGCCCATCACATTACCTCTCTGACCCTATCCTCCTTCCCTGGATGCTTGTATTTGGGGCACCTTGGGGTAATGAGGACTCTGCCCCACACTGTCCACACTCAGTGGCCCTGttgcccttcccctctcccctccctcagccAAATCCTGAGCTTTTGCTCtgactggttttctttcttttcctttgattaaatgtgaaaacaaaggCTTCTGGGCTCTGTATGTCTTCGGTTGGGGCCCGGCGTATGGTTTTGGTACAGGGTGAGAATGGGGAGCCCAGCACAGACGATTCTGGAATGGAAATCAGAGTGACTTGTGTCCAGTGATGTCTTCTACGATTTCCCATCTCCCCATTCCACGTGCCCCATCACCAGAAGATGCttgttctaggggcg from Mustela nigripes isolate SB6536 chromosome 16, MUSNIG.SB6536, whole genome shotgun sequence includes these protein-coding regions:
- the MPP2 gene encoding MAGUK p55 subfamily member 2, producing the protein MPVAATNSESAMQQVLDNLGSLPNATGAAELDLIFLRGIMESPIVRSLAKAHERLEETKLEAVRDNNLELVQEILRDLAQLAEQSSTAAELARILQEPHFQSLLETHDSVASKTYETPPPSPGLDPTFSNQPVPPDAVRMVGIRKTAGEHLGVTFRVEGGELVIARILHGGMVAQQGLLHVGDIIKEVNGQPVGSDPRALQELLRSASGSVILKILPSYQEPHLPRQVFVKCHFDYDPGRDSLIPCKEAGLRFSAGDLLQIVNQDDANWWQACHVEGGSAGLIPSQLLEEKRKAFVKRDLELTPTSGTLCGSLSGKKKKRMMYLTTKNAEFDRHELLIYEEVARMPPFRRKTLVLIGAQGVGRRSLKNKLIMWDPDRYGTTVPYTSRRPKDSEREGQGYSFVSRGEMEADIRAGRYLEHGEYEGNLYGTRIDSIRGVVASGKVCVLDVNPQAVKVLRTAEFVPYVVFIEAPDFETLRAMNRAALESGVSTKQLTEADLRRTVEESSRIQRGYGHYFDLSLVNTNLERTFRELQAAMEKLRTEPQWVPVSWVY